The following are encoded together in the Streptomyces sp. NBC_00341 genome:
- a CDS encoding LON peptidase substrate-binding domain-containing protein has translation MTTARLPLFPLNAVLFPGLVLPLNVFEERYRAMMRELLKADEDEPRRFAVVAIRDGRETAPTATGMPDPGRVPVERGPADGFGPDPVQTFHRVGCIADAAKIRERSDGSFEVLATGTTRVRLLSVDSSGPYLTAGLEELEEDPGEDAGALAEGVLRAFRSYQKRLAGASERSLTTGADLPDDPSVISYLVAAAAVLDIPAKQRLLQAPDTATRLREELTLLRSETAVIRHLPSLPAVELTRAPTHPN, from the coding sequence GTGACCACCGCTCGCCTGCCTCTGTTCCCGCTGAACGCGGTGCTGTTCCCCGGCCTCGTGCTGCCGCTGAACGTCTTCGAGGAGCGTTATCGCGCCATGATGCGCGAACTCCTGAAGGCCGATGAGGACGAACCGCGCCGCTTCGCCGTGGTCGCCATCCGCGACGGCCGCGAGACCGCTCCGACGGCCACCGGAATGCCCGATCCCGGCCGCGTTCCGGTCGAGCGCGGCCCGGCGGACGGCTTCGGCCCCGATCCCGTCCAGACGTTCCACCGGGTGGGCTGTATCGCCGACGCGGCGAAGATCCGGGAGCGCTCCGACGGCAGCTTCGAGGTCCTGGCGACCGGCACCACCCGGGTCCGGCTGCTCTCGGTGGACAGCAGCGGCCCGTATCTGACGGCCGGGCTCGAAGAGCTGGAGGAGGATCCGGGCGAGGACGCGGGCGCGCTCGCCGAGGGCGTCCTGCGGGCCTTCCGGAGCTACCAGAAGCGGCTGGCGGGCGCGAGCGAACGCTCCCTGACCACCGGTGCGGACCTGCCCGACGACCCGTCCGTCATCTCGTACCTGGTCGCCGCGGCGGCCGTACTGGACATCCCCGCCAAGCAGCGCCTGCTCCAGGCCCCGGACACCGCGACCCGGCTCCGCGAGGAGCTGACGCTGCTGCGTTCGGAGACCGCCGTCATCCGGCACCTGCCGTCGCTGCCCGCGGTGGAGCTGACCCGGGCCCCGACCCACCCCAACTGA
- the ybaK gene encoding Cys-tRNA(Pro) deacylase: protein MAKKPKKQPQSGSTPATVALTAAGTAFTVHAYGHDPAAASYGEEAAEALGVSPDRVFKTLVADVDGRLTVAVVPVAGSLDLKALATAVGGKRAAMADPAAAERTTGYVLGGISPLGQRKRLPTVLDASARAHGTVCVSAGRRGLEVELSPADLASLTDAVFAPIGRGA, encoded by the coding sequence GTGGCGAAGAAGCCGAAGAAGCAGCCCCAGTCCGGCTCCACCCCGGCCACGGTCGCGCTGACCGCGGCCGGCACGGCGTTCACGGTGCACGCCTACGGGCACGACCCGGCGGCCGCCTCCTACGGCGAGGAGGCGGCAGAGGCGCTGGGCGTCTCCCCCGACCGGGTGTTCAAGACCCTGGTGGCCGACGTGGACGGCCGGCTGACCGTCGCGGTCGTCCCGGTCGCCGGTTCCCTGGACCTGAAGGCCCTGGCGACGGCCGTCGGCGGCAAGCGGGCCGCCATGGCGGACCCGGCGGCGGCGGAACGGACCACGGGTTACGTCCTGGGCGGCATCTCCCCGCTGGGCCAGCGCAAGCGGCTGCCCACGGTGCTGGACGCCTCGGCACGGGCCCACGGCACGGTCTGCGTCTCGGCGGGGCGCCGCGGCCTGGAGGTCGAACTGTCCCCGGCGGACCTGGCATCCCTGACGGACGCGGTGTTCGCACCGATCGGCCGGGGCGCGTAG